Genomic window (Ureibacillus composti):
TATTACGCTCAAACCGTGGCAAATCAGGAGCTCATCGTTTTTGTATTGAATCCTGCTCTATAGGAGAAAAGTTGCAGTTCCTCGGGAATGAGTTAATGAAAATGCATGAAAGACGTTAAAAATGACTATGTTTCCATATAAAGGTCGTCGGAAATCACTTTCGAACGGTTGAAAAGTATCAAAAATTTGATATACTAATAATGTGTTATTAATGCTCATGAATAAAGTTCTACTTAATTGAGTAAACGTCGTATGTGAGCTTTTTATACGAGATCATATTCTGATGAGGATTAATATACTTGGTTGGTTACCATAGAAAGGGTTCCTCTAAACCCTATAAAGATAGAGGTTAAGAGGGGTGCATGTTATCATGTACCCCTTTTTGTACCCCAAATTTAAGAATCTACAAAAATTCTTATTTCAAATTTGCGATATTCCCCAAAATTTCTATTGCTTCTTTTTCTTTTCTTTCAAGTGAATGCGAATACACCTCATTGACAACATTAATGGTATCTCCTAAAATTTTAGCAACAGTTGGAACAGGTACACCGTTTCCGACTAAAATACTTGCTACAGTGTGTCTTAACGTATGAATAGTTATTTCACGGAATTGGTGCTTATCAATTATTTTTCTTAAAGCCCAATTCGGATAGTGATAGCAAACAGGCTCACCTGAACGCGAAATAAATACATAATCCGTTTCCTTTAGCTTATTACCTTGAGTTAATTTCGTTTCGATACACCAACTACGATATCTTCTTAAAGTATTTACTAATTCGTCATTCATATCGATTGTACGAATACTATTTTTTGTTTTCGCTGATCGTGTACTGTGATAATCACGTGTTCTTGAAATGGATATAGTCTTATTATCAAAGTCAATATCCTTCCAACAAAGAGCAAGGGATTCACCTTTTCTCATCCCAGTTGAGGCTATCGTAAAAATAACTGTAAATTGAGAAGCATTGCAGTAGGTTTTTGTTAAGTAAATTAACTGGTTTAATTCTTTTTCGGTTAGAGTGTCCATTTTACGAATTGGTTTGGCGCCCCGATAATCTAAACTTGTAAAACGACGACGATCTAAATACTCTTCTTCAACGGCTGCAATAAGAGATGAATTTAATGTAGTCACAGTATTCCGAATTGTCTTTTCAGACAAACCTCTTTCAATCATGTCATCAACTAAATCATGCTGCACCACCATTTTAGTCAGCTGTTTTAGTTTATAATGGCCAAGAAGGGGATTTAAATAGAGTCTAAAAAAACATTCGTACTGCGAGTAAGTTGAAACTTTGATTTTTTTCTTTTTTGATTCTAACCAAATAGTGAACCACTCGGATAATGTAGTTTGCATTTTATCAAGTTGAGTTACATTGCCGTTTAACACTTGTGCTTTTACTTCAATTAATGCACGTTCACATTCTTCGATTGAATTGAATTTTCTGGAGGACCTCTCAATACGTTTGCCGTTATGATCATGAAATTTGTAACGGTAAGCGTATTTCTTTTTACCTTCATTATCCTTATACCAGTAAATACTATCTTTTTTAGTTTTGTAATATTTTTCTCTTGCCATAACGATTACTCCTTTTTATACACGGGCAGGTGCTTGTTTAAGCAATCGTTTTACATCACTCCTTTCAAGTAAAATATAGGGCTTTTATTTCCAACAAACCATGCGAATTTAGCATAGTATTCTATTATTTATGTATTGGGTTAAACGTTGTAATGCAAAGTTATATTCAACGTTAAATAGTTGCTGGACCAAATTTATAGATTCGCGTGTTAAATCAATACTTAGTTGATCTAGCATGAAAGAGGGTACACAAGCGTGATACATAAACTGATTCGCTTTTGATTCCTGGTATTCTATAAAACTTTTTGTCATCTGTTTTTGATTTCCAGAATGAAGTAATACATGGCCGAGTTCATGGCAAAAATCTTGCCACTTTTGTTGATTATTTAAGTATTGATTTAAAAATATGTATGCGTAATCCCTAAGAAAAACCGCTTGACTATGTTCTTTCCAATAAAAAACCTTTATACCTAGCTTGTTTCCAATATTAAGAAAATCAAGTTGCTCCGGATTTAGAACACCTAACTTAAAATACATCTCCTTTACATAATCTTCCGTGTGACTAGTGCAATACATCTGACCATCTCCAATTCGGTGAAACTGAATAGAACGTTTGTTCTATTTTAGTATAAAACAAAACCCTACTATTTGGAAGTAGGGTTTTATTATCCATCTTTCTCTTTATCAAATTTAGATGCAATATTTTTATGATAATCTTCCCAACGCTTTTTTTCTTCAGAATCTAAAAAATTTTTTAATCTGATAAATAATTGATCTCGTTCTTTTTGTTTTACTTTTTCAAGTTCTATGAGTTCATAGTATTTTTTTATATCAGTATTAAAGATGATATAAATTACAATACCAAATCTAAGGGCGCTTAGTAGCATATAGAGTAAAAGAATCAATGTTAATACTAAAAGAGTAAAATCTGGATTCTTTGGATCTACACTAGTAAATAAAGCAAAAACGAGATAGATGAATGCACCTATAAAAGCATTTCGTATATATTTTAAAAGTTTTTCAAAGTTTTCTTGTTCTAGAATTGAAAATGTGGAATCCACTTTAATATTGCTGAATAGTGTGAAGACTGTAAAATAAATGCCGATAAAGATTGATGCAATGGAAATTAATGTACCATCTTCGGAAGTTAAGAGGTTTTTAAATTTATCCACAAAATAGGTATCAATAAATGGTATTCCTATTGGATTTGAATTAATTATTAAAAAATGGTTAATACCTAAAAATAAAGCAAGGAGAGTTATGGATGCAGTAATAAAATAGTCTTCAAAAAACACGAGTGATTTCTCAATTTTTGAATCTTTTTGTTTCATAACCCTTTGACTCTCCCTCCAATTAATTATTAGAACCATTCTGCTTCTTTAATGGCTAATATATCATCAAAACGTCTAAGTTGACCTGAACCAAGTCGTCCTTCATCGTAGAAATGTTCTTCAATTGCATCTGCAATTGTTTCCCAAGCATCTCCATCTGCTTCTTTAGTCGATTTGAAAACACTAACATTTTTAAGGTCAATTTCATGCACTCTTTTAAGTTCGTTGCTATAATATTTTGCCTTAATTGAAATGTACATATCACTATTATAGTCTAAAATTCTGATGAAATCTTTTACAACATCTGTATTTAGCAAATTGTCTTTTTTACGACCATTTCCCATGTATAATGATGCCACATTTCCTCCAAATTCATTTTGCGCCTTTACAATACTTTGAAGTGCATCAAGTATCAAAGATTTAGTTTTTCGATTACTCGAATTA
Coding sequences:
- a CDS encoding zinc-finger domain-containing protein — its product is MNKNAVIKDIDELTDTYCTDCPIKKVLRSNRGKSGAHRFCIESCSIGEKLQFLGNELMKMHERR
- a CDS encoding site-specific integrase, giving the protein MAREKYYKTKKDSIYWYKDNEGKKKYAYRYKFHDHNGKRIERSSRKFNSIEECERALIEVKAQVLNGNVTQLDKMQTTLSEWFTIWLESKKKKIKVSTYSQYECFFRLYLNPLLGHYKLKQLTKMVVQHDLVDDMIERGLSEKTIRNTVTTLNSSLIAAVEEEYLDRRRFTSLDYRGAKPIRKMDTLTEKELNQLIYLTKTYCNASQFTVIFTIASTGMRKGESLALCWKDIDFDNKTISISRTRDYHSTRSAKTKNSIRTIDMNDELVNTLRRYRSWCIETKLTQGNKLKETDYVFISRSGEPVCYHYPNWALRKIIDKHQFREITIHTLRHTVASILVGNGVPVPTVAKILGDTINVVNEVYSHSLERKEKEAIEILGNIANLK
- a CDS encoding ImmA/IrrE family metallo-endopeptidase; amino-acid sequence: MYCTSHTEDYVKEMYFKLGVLNPEQLDFLNIGNKLGIKVFYWKEHSQAVFLRDYAYIFLNQYLNNQQKWQDFCHELGHVLLHSGNQKQMTKSFIEYQESKANQFMYHACVPSFMLDQLSIDLTRESINLVQQLFNVEYNFALQRLTQYINNRILC